Part of the Phormidium ambiguum IAM M-71 genome is shown below.
CTTCAATTGGAGGTCGTTCAATATAAAATGGTGAGTCCAGAGGTAATGGATCGTTAGGAAATTCCAAATACATAAAAATAGCCCAGTCAAATTACGTTAGCATTTTTTAATACCTATGTTAAACTTATTAAAAAATTAAGTAAATAAAATTTTTAATTTCTTAACTTTTCTAGCAGTCATGAAGAAATTAAAATTCTACACTTGAGATCTTCAATCCTCATTATTTAAGTCAATTATCTTTAAATTTGATAAGATGAATTGCTTTTTTATTCTAGTATTCGTGTTCTTTTCTTCTTTATCAGTAAAGAAATTAGCTAACTCCAATGTCTACCACACAGGCGATGCTTTAGATCGGAACCTCAACTCATTAGCGAAAAGCAAACAATTTCCACAACTCAATTAACTAAATTTCGCGCGATCGAGCAACTTTTCCCCAATAGCAAATTGTAATGTAGGCGAGTTAGGCATTAATTTACCTACAACTTGTTGGACAAAAGATTGGAGGAAAACTAGTCTTTGATTCTGCTGGAAAACGCTTTGTAATTTTTCTTTTAATCGTTCAATACTGAAAGCATTTTCTCCAGCTTCAACACTAATATCTTGTTCTTGGAAATACTCAATTAAACTCAATCCAGCGATTCTTGTTAAATAAGCGGCGCTAATTCCCTGTACAACTCCCCCAGCAATAAAAGTAATTGCATGAGTTTTCAAAAAAGAGGTAATTGTTTGAGTAGAAAGTTCCACTAAACCCAATTTTAACATCGCGCTTCCCATAGTTCCCGCTATAGTTTGCGCTTGTTCTAAGGAAAATTTTTGCTGATAAATATTTGCTAAATCTAACACCATTTGAGCGTTAATTGCGCCTGTGGCGACTAAATCTAATGTTGGTATAGGATTAGCAAAAGCAGCACCAGCGGAAATCCATTGATATTGTTCAATGATTGGCAGAGATCGATCGCGCCTCACCCCATTTAAAACTTCCTTCGCTTCACCCTTCAAAGCCACAGCTTCTCGCCAAGTTGTCGCCCAAACTAATTGTTGACTTTGTTGGGTTAAAACAACACTCAACCTTTCAGTCAAAGCTGAAATTTCTGGAACAGATTCTTCTAACCATTCTTGCACCGATCCATCTGTTTGATATTGTCGAACTTTAATCGCATTTGGATTAGCAGAAATAGCAATTACGTCTTCCTTTTCTATTATTTCCTGCGTTCTTTCTCGAATTTGTTGTAAAACAAGTTCTCGATCTTCCGGCAAATATTGATCTTGCTTATTAAAAATCAGCATAAACCGTTGATTATCTGCTTTTAATTGTTGCAAAGTATGCCATTCAGAAGCAGTTAAATCACCATTGACAATAAATAATAAAACATCAGTATTGGTAGCAATTTTTTCAGTTTCATCAGCGACAAATAAAGCTGGAATTTCCTGCAAACTTACAGATTTTGTGATTTGAGGAAGCCAATTCTTTGTTAATAATTCCTGTAAAGTAGTTTTACCAACTGCTTTGCCGCCAGTTATCGCTAAACTTAACTCTTGTCGGTTTAATTTATCTGTGACTTCGGCAATTTTTTGTCGCAGTTTGGTTATTAAATCCCCATTAACTGCTTCTAATTCTAATTTATCGATTACTTTTTCTGCTTGAGCGATCGCCTTTTCCACTGTCGCCCTTTCTACCAACGACAAATCAAAATCTACCTGGGTGTTTTTCGCCTTCTTTTGTCTGAGTAAGAATACACCACCTAGAGCGATCGCACTCCATACAGCATACTCTCCTAACGGCCCGATCGTATCATCCATACCTTGCCACAGCCAAAGCAAAAACGAAAGCCCAACTCCACCTATTAAAATCGGTTTCCGTAAATTCACTGTCATAATTTTATTTGTATAACTAGATTCTAGGATAAAGCAAAACCTCTCAAATATTTAGTGTTTCAAGTTTTGCAGTCCTTAATTTCCATTTGATTGTCTTTGTATTGGCATTATGTCGCCAAGAAATTCCTCGAATTTAAGAGGCTGTTGTTCCTCTATTTCTTTACCAAAAATTTTCTGTAAAATTAAGTCCCAAGCGTTGCGATACTGTGCAGAACGAGATTTTCGCTGTCGCTTTTGGCTTTCTACTAGATGGATTTCACTACCGTAGCTAACTTTCAGAACCAACGCCTATTAGCATAAAGCAAAACCCCTAAAACAAATGTTTTAGGGGTTTTGCTTTTTAATTTGGTGGCGGGAAGTGGATTTGAACCACTGACCTTCGGGTTATGCTTACCACTACAGCTTTCGCTGCCTGGATTTCCAGTTTGGGGTCTGGACTCTCCCTTCACCCTCAGCCTAACTGTTAGGGTGCCTCCCATCGAGTCTCTACACCTTCTCCATTTTTGGAGCTTGGCTCGGGATTACCACGCTAAAGGCTTCCCCGAATTTGAGAGGCGATCGCAAACAAGTTTCCTTGCTTACAGCCCATAACAAAATCAACTTTCAAGCGTTTAGTTAATTTTGCTTTGCGAGCCCGACGAGCTACCAGACTGCTCTATCCCGCGTCGCTTTGTCGCTTTTGACTCACTTAAACTAGTATAACCATAAACCAAATCAAAATGCAACTATAAAAGCGATAATTCTCCAATTACTTCCAGACGCTTGTAAGCCCCCAAGTTCAGATAAGTTTCTGCCAGGGATTCAGCCACCGTCGGAGTAATCCAGCCCATCTGCCGCAACAGGTGAATAGCCACAGCACGTTTAGCACGTTTAGCACCATCCAATACCTTAATTGCTAAACCCATACCTTCACCAACACGACCAATACACTGAATTCCTTCTGCACCAGCCTTACTCACGATTTCACCTTGCGTGAGCTTCATTAACTCAGTGTCAAATTCGCCAGGGCCAGCTACCATATTCGGATGAGCGGTCATAGCCCTGACAATGCGTTCCATATCCAAATTAGAGCCAGAGGACAATTGAGCATACAAAGATGCCATTTGCCCCAATTGTATTAGATAGGTAGGAGCGCCACAATCATCATGAGCTTGAATAAATTCTTCTCCCGGCATTCGCAGCAATTCCGCGATTTTGCTTAAAATTAGCTGCTGTACTGGATGATTGCGCTGTAAATAGCTAACAAGCGACCAACTGCGTTGCTGACAAACTGCCAGCATTCCCGCGTGTTTTCCAGAGCAATTGTATTCCAGTGGACTTTGCCTACCTTCTGGAATTGGACACTGGAGGGCGGACGGATCGATATCACAGCGCCAAAGGACGTTAAAAACCTGTCGTACCTGCTCAATATTCCCTTTATGGGAACTACAGATAATTGCCAAGTCGCGGTCTGTTAAGCTGTAACGTTCTAAAGTGCCTGTAGTTGTGACTGCTAGTGCTTGGAAAGGCTTAAGTGCTGAACGAGCGAAGGTAGCAGTTTCCGAATTACCTGCTACAGAAAGCACGCGCCCTTTGTCGTCACAAACAGCGGCTTGGACGCGATGTGCTGATTCAATGATGCCTTCCCGCAGCAGTCTAACTTCTAGTTCTGCGGTTTGAGTTCTTTTTCCCCTTGTCATGGGTAAGAATTTATCACTGGAGGGGGACGATTCGGGAATTTTAGATTTTTGATTTTAGATTTTGGATTGATTCCCAATATTAATTTACAACTAAATAGCAGCCAGTAAGTTAAAGAAAAACCCAAATTAGGCTGCCTAAGCAGAAAATTACGGCCAGAAATCCAAAAGTTTTGTGAAGTCGTTGGAGGATTGGTTGAACTTGGTAGGTAACGATTAGGCGATCGCGCATAATAATTTCTGGCGGTTTACTCCAGCTTTGCCCATCGTACCAACCTGATTCCTCATAAAAAACGGTGGAATTGGTTAAGCGATCGCGCACGTAACACCAACCCAAATACAGGCGCAGCAAAGCCAAAATCATAAACAAACTCGCTATTGCCCCACCACAAAGCAAAAACTGAACCACAACTTTTTGGGGTGGGAAACTCGCTGCTGCCACTGGCCCTGCAACTAGCCAACTCCAACCCCAAATCCAAGCCATCTTTCGTGAATAACTCACCCAATCAAGAGTGGGCCAGCTAAAAAACCAGGAATCTTTTAGTTCCTGGTACTCATTGATGGGTTGCTGTTCAGATGGTACCGGACATACAGAAACAGAAGACTCCATCATCATTGCTCATCCACTCATTGTTAAAGCTTGCTATCCAGAATTTTATGATATCTGCCAATTAACATAATCGTTAACCATCTTGGTTTTGAGGCAAATTCACCCGTTCTGCATGACCCCAAAATGCTTCTAGATTATAGAATTCTCTTTCTTTCGGCATCAAGATATGGACGATCGCATCACCATAATCTAGTAATATCCAATTGGCTTCAGCTTGTCCTTCAATTCTCAAAGGCCGACGTTGCCATTTTTGCTCTACTTGGTCTTGAATCGCTTGAGAAATTGCCCGCACTTGAACGCGAGAAAAGCCTGTTACTAAAACAAAATAATCTGCCAAATAGGATACATCTGCCATCCGCAATGCAACCAGATCGTCTCCCTTGCGGTCTAATGCTGCTTCTACAATAGTTGCCAGGATATCTTGATTAGCATCACTATGTGCCAATGCACTGGAAAAGGTAGAATTTACGCTGGGAAAATTTTCGGACATTCAACTCCTTAACGCTACGTATGATTTTTTTAGGTTTTTTATCAGAACGGACTGTTCTGATATGCGATTTCGTCACCAAAATCACTTTTCTTATAGTTTAGCGTCTCAGAAAAATCAATTTTGCTATTTTGCTCTTCATGATAGCTTGCTTCTAACAGTCGTGCTATCAAAAGGAGTAATTGTTCAATAATCGGGTTTTTTGGGAATTTTGGCGATTTTTAGCCCCTAACTACAAGTTAATATCACTCAGTCAGTTTGTGATTTGTCTTTCCAGAGTAGGATTTGCGATCGCTTTTTACACTTTTTAATCGAATACGAAAAACCATCTCTGTTGTAGAGACGGTTTTGTTCCTGACTATTTTCTTTCTTAACCAACCCAGAACGGGATCACCCAATTAATTTTAAGTATTTTTACTTAAAAGCCCAAAACTTCAGTTGGGTACAGGTTTCACTTTGGAAATCGGTTGAGGCATCACAGAGGTAAAGAGTTCTTCATATCGATTCAAAGCTTGTTCAAAGGAGTAATAATCAACTGCGTGTTGTCTGCCTTGTTTGGCGAATTTTTCTGCTTTTTCTGGGTTTTGGTAGAGATGATCGATCGCTGAGGCTAAAGCCGCCGGATCTTCTGGAGGCACCACAAGACCGCCACCACTTTGCTGTACCGCCTTAGCTGCTGTTCCAGTAGCAGGTACAGAAGCAACTATTGGACGACCACTAGCTAAAATCACAGGAATTTTAGAAGGTAAATTAAAAGCGATTACGTTATGTTTTTGAGTGACTAAACTGACATCAGCTGCTGCCAACATTTCCGGCAATTTTTCTCTAGGTTGGAATGGTAAAAGCTTAACGTTATATGCTCCATACATTTGGCAGTAATCATTAACCCGTGCCAATGCTTTTTCTTCCCCAACAATCACGAATACAATATCAGGATTATCTCTGAGGCAAGCTGCTGCTTTGATTACCGTTGGTAAATCTTGCGTCAGAGCAATATTTCCCGAATAAAGTACTACAAATTTTCCTTCCAGCTGATGATCCACCCGGAAATCATTATTTTCTTTTGGTAAAGGCCGAATAAAATTCACATCAACCCAATTGGGAATTAAATCAATTTTTTCTCTAGAAACACCTTTTCCAACCAAGTTTTCCACAAATCCATCAGCAATAACACTGATTTTAGTTGCAGCACAGTTGGCAAATTTTTCTAACGCTTCAAAAGCACGAATTACAAACTTATTTTTTAGTAATCCCACATGAACAGCCGCTTCATGTTGTATGTCCTGAACATTTAAAACTACGGGGCAGTTATGTAGCCATCCAGCTAAAGTAGCTGACAAGCAAACAGGTAGTGGTGGTACTGTGGTTAAAATTACATCTGGTCTAGGCCCAAGTAAAGCAGGAAGAAAGCTGGTTAATACAAAACTGCCGTCTAAAAGTAATCTGTCTAGCAAACTTGGTTTGGGACGAATCCAAACATAACTACGATCGATCGTCACGCCATTTCTTTGTTCACGTACATAAAATTTACCTCTATACCCTGGGTAAATCCGCCTCTGAGGATAGTTAGGCATACCAGTAATGACACGAACTTCGTGACCGCGTTTGACTAAGCCTTCTGCAAGTTCAGTCATCAAGGGGGCAATGCCAATCGGCTCTGGGTAATAGTTGTAGGAATAGATCAGGATACGCATAATAAAAGTCTATGAAATTTGCTAGGGGAATGGGAAGGAGTAGTTTGTAATGATTTAGATAAGTTTTTGTAGCGTGCTTAACTTGCGTTATTTAACATCAGTGCTTTTAGTGTTGAATAGGTGCTTTCTTGAGATTTGTTTTACACCACATAATGTAAAGCAGCTTTTCCTGATTACACAATTTACACGCTAGCTTGTGATACACCCTAAGAGGATTGCTGAGTAACGGTAATTATGCTTTTAGTGAGTTAACTACTTTTGGCATCGATCGCATCCTAGTTTAAGATACCCATCATTTCAGAAATTATTACGATCGGGCCTAAAATAATTTTCTATACATTACCTTGATGAACTCAGGTTATTGGCCTAAATGTGAACTCAAAAATAAAGGATTGAGTTTGACCTATGTTGCTCCGCGAAAAAATCTCCTTTTATTTTGAAGATATTGAAACCCCAGTTGGTAGAGCTATTAATTTAATTATTACAGTTTTAGTTCTTTTATCATCAGCAATTTTTGTGAGCCAGACATTTCCTATTCCTGAAGCTCTACGTAAGTTCCTAGACTATATAGACTCCGTAATTTTACTAATATTTGTTTTAGAATACTTATTACGTTTCTGGTGTGCTGACAATAAGTATCAATATTTAGTAAGTCTTTATTCATTAATTGACTTAATTGCTATCTTGCCTGTTTTTATCGGTTGGGTAGACATTAGTTTCATTCGTATATTTCGTTGGTTTCGCATTTTACGCTTGCTAAGATTTCTAGATCCCAAAAATTTACCAGGTCATTTAACAACCGAAGATAGCTTAATTCTGATTCGGATTGTTTTTACTTTATTTGCAATCGTCTTTGTCTACTCTGGCTTGATTTATCAAGTAGAACATCCAGTTAATCCTCAAGAGTTTAAAACTTTTTTAGACGCAGCTTATTTTTCGGTAGTAACTATGACGACTGTTGGCTTTGGTGATGTAACCCCAATTTCCGAAACAGGCCGTTTTTTAACGATTATGATGATTTTTACGGGAATTGCGCTGATTCCTTGGCAAATAGGTGATTTGATTAAGCGTGTGGTCAAGTCAGCAAATGAAGTGGAAATGCCTTGTCAAAATTGTGGTTTGTTATTACACGATTCAGATGCAAAATTTTGCAAAATTTGCGGAAATAAACTGGATAAAACCGAATCTAATTAAATAAATAACTTCGGGTTTTAATTAATTTTATTTTTTAAAGCGTTAATTGTATAATTGCAAATATAACCTTAATTAAACTAATTGCCTCTTAATTGACATTCTAATTATTAAATAGCCCGAAAATAGTGAGTTTAGAAATTAAAATTTGGTAATATTTATAGAAATATAAATTTAATTTTTTGGTGATAACTTAAGGATTATAATTTTTCAAAGAATCTACTGAGTTTTATCCAAAAAGCTCTTTTAGCGGACAATTGGGTATCAGTAAGAACACTTGGTTTATTTACAAAAAGTATTGGATATCTTGCCTGAAAGATTAAAATATTTTTTCATTATCCTGCAACTTTTGGCTAATTTGTTGGAAAACATCTGGCTTAATGAAAAAAGGGT
Proteins encoded:
- a CDS encoding CGLD27 family protein, with product MMESSVSVCPVPSEQQPINEYQELKDSWFFSWPTLDWVSYSRKMAWIWGWSWLVAGPVAAASFPPQKVVVQFLLCGGAIASLFMILALLRLYLGWCYVRDRLTNSTVFYEESGWYDGQSWSKPPEIIMRDRLIVTYQVQPILQRLHKTFGFLAVIFCLGSLIWVFL
- a CDS encoding ion transporter — protein: MLLREKISFYFEDIETPVGRAINLIITVLVLLSSAIFVSQTFPIPEALRKFLDYIDSVILLIFVLEYLLRFWCADNKYQYLVSLYSLIDLIAILPVFIGWVDISFIRIFRWFRILRLLRFLDPKNLPGHLTTEDSLILIRIVFTLFAIVFVYSGLIYQVEHPVNPQEFKTFLDAAYFSVVTMTTVGFGDVTPISETGRFLTIMMIFTGIALIPWQIGDLIKRVVKSANEVEMPCQNCGLLLHDSDAKFCKICGNKLDKTESN
- a CDS encoding glycosyltransferase family 4 protein — encoded protein: MRILIYSYNYYPEPIGIAPLMTELAEGLVKRGHEVRVITGMPNYPQRRIYPGYRGKFYVREQRNGVTIDRSYVWIRPKPSLLDRLLLDGSFVLTSFLPALLGPRPDVILTTVPPLPVCLSATLAGWLHNCPVVLNVQDIQHEAAVHVGLLKNKFVIRAFEALEKFANCAATKISVIADGFVENLVGKGVSREKIDLIPNWVDVNFIRPLPKENNDFRVDHQLEGKFVVLYSGNIALTQDLPTVIKAAACLRDNPDIVFVIVGEEKALARVNDYCQMYGAYNVKLLPFQPREKLPEMLAAADVSLVTQKHNVIAFNLPSKIPVILASGRPIVASVPATGTAAKAVQQSGGGLVVPPEDPAALASAIDHLYQNPEKAEKFAKQGRQHAVDYYSFEQALNRYEELFTSVMPQPISKVKPVPN
- a CDS encoding asparaginase; this translates as MTRGKRTQTAELEVRLLREGIIESAHRVQAAVCDDKGRVLSVAGNSETATFARSALKPFQALAVTTTGTLERYSLTDRDLAIICSSHKGNIEQVRQVFNVLWRCDIDPSALQCPIPEGRQSPLEYNCSGKHAGMLAVCQQRSWSLVSYLQRNHPVQQLILSKIAELLRMPGEEFIQAHDDCGAPTYLIQLGQMASLYAQLSSGSNLDMERIVRAMTAHPNMVAGPGEFDTELMKLTQGEIVSKAGAEGIQCIGRVGEGMGLAIKVLDGAKRAKRAVAIHLLRQMGWITPTVAESLAETYLNLGAYKRLEVIGELSLL
- a CDS encoding YcjF family protein; protein product: MTVNLRKPILIGGVGLSFLLWLWQGMDDTIGPLGEYAVWSAIALGGVFLLRQKKAKNTQVDFDLSLVERATVEKAIAQAEKVIDKLELEAVNGDLITKLRQKIAEVTDKLNRQELSLAITGGKAVGKTTLQELLTKNWLPQITKSVSLQEIPALFVADETEKIATNTDVLLFIVNGDLTASEWHTLQQLKADNQRFMLIFNKQDQYLPEDRELVLQQIRERTQEIIEKEDVIAISANPNAIKVRQYQTDGSVQEWLEESVPEISALTERLSVVLTQQSQQLVWATTWREAVALKGEAKEVLNGVRRDRSLPIIEQYQWISAGAAFANPIPTLDLVATGAINAQMVLDLANIYQQKFSLEQAQTIAGTMGSAMLKLGLVELSTQTITSFLKTHAITFIAGGVVQGISAAYLTRIAGLSLIEYFQEQDISVEAGENAFSIERLKEKLQSVFQQNQRLVFLQSFVQQVVGKLMPNSPTLQFAIGEKLLDRAKFS
- the rsfS gene encoding ribosome silencing factor, with product MSENFPSVNSTFSSALAHSDANQDILATIVEAALDRKGDDLVALRMADVSYLADYFVLVTGFSRVQVRAISQAIQDQVEQKWQRRPLRIEGQAEANWILLDYGDAIVHILMPKEREFYNLEAFWGHAERVNLPQNQDG